A single region of the Thermotoga profunda AZM34c06 genome encodes:
- a CDS encoding nicotinate phosphoribosyltransferase yields MRGKRLDPKVFKVPIDRIRNNYYSDTYFTRYVKVLKKDKKHPYVLYQFFPRKDCVVVGIDEALAILKFATGYYKDEEKATEIFKETLMLDKAIQAASVDMKTDLVLDYTRKKWELRMKLNDLWVDKWEEIGVRALYDGEEAREWEPIMTIEGDPTYFGYLETILLGVIARATSTATAVKNVVKAANGKPVLYFSARFDHYWVQTTDGYAALCAGAFGVSTDANADYWGAESMGTMPHALIAAYDGSTEAAALAFDRHMPENVNRIVLVDWDNDVIGTTFRVVKATYEEIMKKPFVLGVTDPSPIIGEGKGKIWGVRFDTSGNLRDVSVVPRDESSLGVCPELVWRARQEFDKVGLKNLKIVVSGGFDADKISLFEKLKVPVDVYAVGSKLLRHKVDITADIVEVNGRPCAKVGRSKQDLSRLEFVPKRYWEEV; encoded by the coding sequence TTGAGAGGAAAGAGATTAGACCCGAAGGTCTTTAAGGTACCAATAGACAGAATCAGAAATAATTACTATTCAGATACATATTTCACAAGATATGTCAAAGTTTTAAAGAAAGACAAAAAACATCCATATGTTTTATACCAGTTCTTCCCAAGAAAAGACTGTGTCGTGGTTGGAATAGATGAAGCACTCGCCATACTCAAGTTTGCAACTGGTTATTACAAAGATGAAGAAAAGGCAACCGAGATCTTCAAGGAAACTTTGATGTTGGACAAAGCCATACAAGCTGCATCAGTTGATATGAAAACCGATCTCGTTTTAGATTATACAAGAAAAAAATGGGAATTGAGAATGAAATTGAACGATCTTTGGGTGGATAAGTGGGAAGAAATAGGAGTCAGGGCTCTATACGATGGTGAAGAAGCAAGAGAATGGGAACCGATAATGACTATAGAAGGCGATCCAACTTATTTTGGATATCTTGAGACAATTCTTTTGGGAGTTATAGCGCGTGCAACGAGTACCGCAACTGCTGTGAAGAATGTTGTGAAAGCTGCCAATGGCAAACCTGTTTTGTATTTCAGTGCGAGGTTTGATCATTACTGGGTCCAAACGACCGATGGTTATGCCGCTCTTTGTGCTGGTGCCTTTGGAGTTTCAACCGACGCAAATGCCGATTATTGGGGTGCAGAGTCGATGGGCACAATGCCTCATGCGTTGATAGCAGCTTATGATGGCAGTACTGAAGCTGCCGCTTTGGCATTTGACAGACATATGCCTGAAAATGTGAACAGAATAGTTTTGGTTGATTGGGACAATGATGTGATTGGAACTACTTTTAGAGTTGTAAAAGCGACCTATGAGGAAATAATGAAAAAACCATTTGTTCTTGGGGTGACAGACCCATCGCCTATAATAGGTGAGGGTAAGGGAAAGATATGGGGTGTTCGTTTCGATACATCAGGTAATTTAAGAGATGTTTCCGTTGTCCCGAGAGATGAATCTTCTCTCGGTGTTTGTCCAGAACTCGTTTGGCGTGCAAGACAGGAATTCGATAAGGTCGGTTTGAAGAATTTGAAAATAGTCGTTTCAGGTGGATTTGATGCGGATAAGATATCACTTTTTGAGAAATTGAAAGTGCCGGTCGATGTCTATGCAGTTGGTTCGAAATTGTTGAGACATAAAGTCGATATAACTGCTGATATAGTTGAAGTGAATGGTAGACCATGTGCAAAGGTTGGTAGATCAAAGCAAGATCTTTCAAGACTTGAATTTGTTCCAAAGAGATATTGGGAGGAGGTGTGA
- the pdxS gene encoding pyridoxal 5'-phosphate synthase lyase subunit PdxS: protein MEKGTWTVKTGFADMFKGGVIMDVTTAEQAKIAEEAGAVAVMALERVPADIRKAGGVARMASISKIKEIMQAVSIPVMAKVRIGHIAEARILEALGVDFIDESEVLTPADDRFHINKHEFKVPFVCGARDLGEALRRIAEGAAMIRTKGEAGTGNVVEAVKHMRKVMDDIRKVTTMLDDELVAYAKEIGAPVELVREVKRLGRLPVVNFAAGGVATPADAALMMMLGADGVFVGSGIFKSKDPAKMARSIVMAVTYWNDPEMLLKVSEDIGEPMPGLEVEELEVRMQERGW, encoded by the coding sequence ATGGAAAAAGGGACATGGACCGTAAAAACTGGATTTGCAGATATGTTTAAAGGTGGAGTCATAATGGATGTAACAACGGCAGAGCAAGCAAAGATCGCAGAAGAAGCCGGTGCTGTAGCTGTAATGGCACTTGAGAGAGTCCCAGCAGATATAAGGAAGGCTGGCGGCGTAGCACGAATGGCGAGTATATCCAAGATAAAGGAAATCATGCAGGCTGTTTCAATACCTGTTATGGCAAAAGTCAGAATTGGTCACATCGCAGAAGCAAGAATCCTTGAAGCGCTCGGAGTGGATTTCATAGACGAGTCCGAGGTACTCACTCCAGCAGATGATAGATTTCACATCAACAAGCACGAGTTCAAAGTTCCATTTGTTTGTGGCGCAAGAGATCTTGGTGAGGCTTTAAGAAGAATTGCTGAGGGTGCTGCTATGATTAGAACCAAAGGTGAAGCCGGAACAGGGAATGTCGTTGAAGCAGTTAAACACATGAGAAAAGTCATGGACGATATAAGAAAGGTCACAACAATGCTTGACGATGAACTCGTCGCTTATGCAAAGGAAATAGGTGCACCTGTAGAATTAGTAAGAGAGGTTAAGAGACTTGGTAGGCTGCCTGTTGTGAATTTTGCAGCTGGTGGTGTAGCTACACCTGCCGACGCCGCTTTGATGATGATGCTCGGTGCCGATGGTGTTTTTGTGGGTTCTGGCATCTTTAAATCGAAAGATCCTGCAAAGATGGCAAGATCAATAGTTATGGCGGTTACTTATTGGAACGACCCCGAGATGTTGTTAAAGGTTTCTGAAGACATAGGAGAGCCGATGCCAGGTCTTGAAGTCGAAGAATTGGAAGTTCGAATGCAAGAGAGAGGATGGTAA
- the pdxT gene encoding pyridoxal 5'-phosphate synthase glutaminase subunit PdxT, which produces MVKLIVGVLGLQGDFREHLWALQKLRVEAIVVKTVEDLKRVKGLIIPGGESTTIGRLARLTGIADELKKRAMEGMPVYGTCAGMILLAKRIANYPDQYSFGLMDITVERNAYGRQVESFEVDLDIKAIGDKFKAIFIRAPKIVECGEKVEILAKYDGSPVLVQQENLLAGSFHPELGTDLRVHEYFLRMVGVKYAGVY; this is translated from the coding sequence ATGGTAAAATTGATCGTTGGAGTCTTGGGACTGCAGGGAGATTTCAGGGAGCATCTATGGGCTTTGCAAAAACTCCGAGTTGAAGCAATTGTAGTAAAGACCGTTGAAGATCTCAAAAGGGTGAAAGGGCTTATAATACCTGGTGGTGAATCTACAACGATCGGAAGGCTTGCAAGATTAACGGGCATAGCCGATGAACTAAAAAAGAGAGCCATGGAAGGTATGCCTGTTTATGGTACTTGTGCAGGGATGATACTATTAGCAAAGCGAATAGCGAATTATCCAGATCAATACAGTTTCGGACTGATGGACATCACCGTTGAAAGGAACGCCTATGGAAGGCAAGTTGAGAGCTTTGAAGTTGACTTAGACATTAAAGCGATAGGGGATAAATTCAAGGCGATTTTTATCAGAGCACCCAAGATCGTTGAATGCGGTGAAAAAGTTGAGATTCTCGCGAAATACGATGGTTCACCTGTTCTTGTTCAACAAGAAAATTTGTTGGCAGGTTCGTTTCATCCGGAACTCGGGACTGATTTACGGGTACACGAATACTTTTTGAGAATGGTGGGCGTGAAGTATGCGGGTGTATATTGA
- a CDS encoding D-2-hydroxyacid dehydrogenase → MIRIHVNDPLDQEAMNLLRSKSQLDVTSEHLEKDKLLDLMPHIEVLIVRSATKVTRELIEKGTKLKIIGRAGVGLDNIDVSAAKEKGVKVLNTPGASAISVAELTFGLMLSAARHIARGTKDLKDGLWTKKELEGHELFGKTLGIIGLGMIGKEVAKRALSFGMTVIAYDPLVSDFENVRMVNLDELYKLSDFITLHVPLNEQTKHMIDARAIDKMKNGVIIVNASRGGVIDEQALYEALISGKVYAAALDVFEVEPPQDDLRRKLLGLPNIVATPHIGASTYEAQERVGKEMVERIFKELGI, encoded by the coding sequence ATGATAAGAATTCACGTGAACGATCCATTGGATCAAGAGGCAATGAATTTGCTCAGATCTAAAAGTCAACTCGATGTAACCAGTGAACACCTTGAAAAAGACAAGTTGCTTGATTTGATGCCTCATATTGAAGTTTTGATAGTGAGAAGCGCCACAAAAGTGACCAGAGAATTGATCGAAAAGGGTACAAAACTCAAAATTATTGGCAGAGCTGGTGTTGGTCTGGATAATATCGACGTCAGTGCCGCAAAAGAAAAAGGTGTGAAGGTGTTGAATACACCCGGAGCAAGTGCAATATCTGTTGCCGAACTCACATTTGGCTTGATGCTCAGTGCGGCAAGGCATATAGCAAGAGGAACTAAGGACCTCAAAGACGGATTATGGACTAAAAAAGAACTTGAAGGACACGAGCTCTTTGGAAAAACTCTTGGTATCATAGGTCTTGGAATGATAGGTAAAGAGGTGGCAAAGAGGGCTTTGTCCTTTGGAATGACTGTAATAGCTTACGATCCCTTGGTGTCTGATTTTGAAAATGTGAGAATGGTTAACTTAGATGAGCTTTACAAATTGTCTGATTTCATAACATTGCACGTTCCATTGAATGAACAGACAAAACATATGATAGATGCCAGAGCTATTGATAAGATGAAGAATGGAGTAATAATAGTAAATGCATCTCGCGGAGGAGTAATTGATGAACAAGCTCTGTACGAAGCTCTCATTAGTGGCAAAGTTTATGCAGCTGCCCTTGATGTTTTTGAAGTCGAGCCACCTCAGGATGATCTTAGAAGGAAATTGCTTGGACTTCCTAATATTGTTGCCACACCACACATAGGAGCTTCTACATACGAAGCGCAAGAAAGAGTTGGTAAAGAGATGGTGGAAAGAATTTTTAAAGAACTTGGGATTTAA
- a CDS encoding pyridoxal-phosphate-dependent aminotransferase family protein — MLRKNYIMAPGPTPVPIDILLAGAKETIHHRTPQFLEIIEKTLEEAKYLFQTSNRVYVFVSSGTGAMEAAVTNLVNPGEKAIVVVSGKFGERWKEICQAFGIDVVEIALEWGEAVTPEQIEKAMKENPDAKVIFTTHSETSTGTVMDLKAIAELTRNTDRVLVTDEVSGLLAEPLKMDEWGVDVVVSGSQKGIMMPPGLGFITLSKKAWALVEQNKCPKYYYDLRYYDKNYPDNPWTPAVNMIYMLNQSVKMLKEEGIENIWNRHRVLGEATRAAVKALGLELFSKRPGNVCTAVTVPAGVDGKKITKIMRDKYGVTIAGGQEHLANKIFRIAHLGYVSLFDSITAISALEFTLHELGYPVKFGEGVKAAMEIFHREGVAG, encoded by the coding sequence ATGTTAAGGAAAAACTACATTATGGCACCTGGTCCAACTCCTGTTCCAATAGACATTCTACTCGCGGGAGCCAAAGAAACGATCCATCATCGCACACCACAGTTCCTGGAGATCATCGAAAAAACTCTCGAAGAGGCAAAATACCTTTTTCAAACCTCAAACAGGGTTTATGTCTTTGTTTCATCTGGAACTGGAGCCATGGAAGCAGCTGTAACCAATCTGGTCAATCCTGGCGAGAAGGCAATAGTGGTTGTCTCTGGAAAATTTGGAGAAAGATGGAAAGAAATCTGTCAGGCATTTGGTATCGATGTAGTCGAAATAGCACTTGAATGGGGTGAGGCAGTTACACCAGAACAAATAGAAAAAGCCATGAAAGAAAATCCCGATGCTAAGGTTATCTTCACCACACACAGCGAAACTTCTACCGGTACAGTTATGGATTTAAAAGCCATAGCAGAACTCACAAGAAATACAGATCGTGTCCTTGTGACCGACGAGGTAAGCGGTTTACTTGCCGAACCATTGAAGATGGATGAATGGGGCGTTGATGTAGTTGTGAGTGGTTCGCAGAAAGGTATCATGATGCCACCGGGTTTAGGTTTCATAACCTTGAGCAAAAAGGCTTGGGCATTAGTCGAGCAGAACAAATGTCCCAAATATTACTACGATTTGAGATACTACGACAAAAACTACCCTGATAATCCATGGACACCTGCAGTTAATATGATATACATGCTCAATCAGAGTGTGAAGATGCTCAAAGAGGAGGGCATAGAGAATATTTGGAATAGACATAGGGTACTTGGAGAAGCTACAAGAGCAGCAGTAAAAGCACTTGGACTCGAGTTGTTCTCTAAAAGGCCAGGTAATGTCTGTACCGCTGTAACAGTACCTGCAGGTGTAGATGGTAAGAAAATAACAAAGATCATGCGTGACAAATATGGAGTAACCATAGCGGGTGGACAAGAACATTTGGCAAATAAGATCTTTAGAATAGCCCATCTTGGGTATGTTTCTTTGTTTGACAGTATTACTGCCATATCTGCTTTGGAGTTCACGTTACACGAACTTGGGTATCCTGTCAAATTTGGTGAAGGTGTGAAGGCTGCGATGGAAATATTCCATCGTGAGGGGGTTGCCGGATGA
- a CDS encoding aminotransferase-like domain-containing protein, whose amino-acid sequence MENSRYQFSKLAGKLKSSMIRELLKYANVPGAISFGGGTPDPETFPRHELAQIASEIIEKEYKYTLQYSVTEGDPELIKQILVLLKRVYGIDGLSNENILITVGSQQALELVGKVLLDPGDYVLVGDPEYLGALSAFRMRDPQFLVVKFENDGPDMNMVEQRIRDLEESGQIRYLKFIYVVSNFQNPSGITTNLEKRKTLVEIAEKYDLLIVEDDPYGVLRFKGEFVPSIMKIGGIERVILLNTFSKILCPGLRIGMVVADKSIIRKMVLAKQGSDLCSPSLTMRLAARYLEKYDVLEQIKPAIALYEKKKNAMVKALEENFGDLEGAKWTDPEGGLFVWFTLPEKYDTMKMFRFAEQNKVFYIPGEAFRPYDQPSSSMRMSFCLPPVEDIYEGIKRLRDAFEKYRISGEL is encoded by the coding sequence ATGGAAAACTCTCGGTATCAGTTTTCAAAACTCGCAGGCAAACTAAAGTCATCGATGATACGTGAGCTACTCAAGTATGCAAACGTACCCGGTGCCATTTCATTTGGTGGGGGCACCCCAGATCCAGAGACATTTCCAAGACATGAGCTCGCACAAATTGCTTCGGAGATCATTGAAAAGGAATACAAATACACCCTTCAATATTCAGTAACCGAAGGAGACCCAGAGCTCATAAAGCAGATACTTGTTCTGTTGAAAAGGGTTTATGGGATAGATGGCCTTTCCAATGAGAACATTCTCATAACAGTTGGATCCCAACAGGCACTGGAGCTTGTTGGAAAGGTTCTACTTGATCCAGGCGATTATGTACTCGTTGGTGATCCAGAATATCTTGGTGCGCTGAGTGCTTTTAGAATGAGAGATCCGCAGTTTTTAGTGGTGAAATTTGAAAACGATGGACCAGATATGAACATGGTCGAACAGAGGATAAGGGATCTCGAAGAATCTGGTCAAATAAGATATCTAAAGTTCATATATGTAGTTTCGAACTTTCAAAATCCATCGGGAATCACGACCAACCTTGAAAAGAGAAAAACCCTGGTTGAAATTGCAGAGAAATATGATCTGTTGATCGTTGAAGATGATCCATACGGTGTACTGAGATTCAAAGGTGAATTTGTTCCTTCAATAATGAAAATTGGCGGAATTGAAAGAGTAATTCTTTTGAATACTTTCAGCAAAATTCTCTGTCCGGGTTTGAGAATTGGTATGGTCGTGGCTGATAAGTCTATCATCAGGAAGATGGTGCTTGCAAAACAAGGTAGTGATTTGTGCAGTCCCTCACTAACTATGAGACTTGCAGCGAGATATCTTGAAAAATATGATGTACTCGAGCAAATAAAACCCGCTATTGCATTGTATGAGAAGAAAAAGAACGCAATGGTGAAAGCCCTTGAGGAAAATTTTGGCGATCTTGAGGGAGCAAAATGGACTGATCCGGAAGGAGGACTCTTTGTTTGGTTTACATTACCAGAGAAATACGATACGATGAAAATGTTTAGATTCGCAGAGCAAAATAAGGTTTTCTATATACCAGGTGAAGCATTCAGACCATACGATCAACCTTCCTCCTCTATGAGAATGTCGTTTTGTTTACCCCCAGTAGAGGATATATACGAGGGTATAAAAAGACTGAGAGATGCATTTGAAAAATATAGAATTTCCGGGGAGTTGTGA
- the buk gene encoding butyrate kinase has protein sequence MYRILVINPGSTSTKIAVYEDEKCVFLEKVEHKVQDLDKHPDLMDQLEFRRKNIIDCLEKHGFKKSDFSAIAARGGILPPIESGTYLVNEKMVHYLRYLSPVKHVSNLAAVIAYELADGEIPVYITDPVSVDEMIPEARFSGIPEIQRKSLLHTLNIKAVCRKVAFEFNKTYEELNLVVAHLGGGISIAAIRKGRIIDVNNANDEGPFSPERTGELPVGDVVRMCFSGKYTKDELKKMFVGKGGLVAYLGTNDLREALKMAQIDKKADLIIEAMAYQIAKEIGGMCAVLCGVVDAIILTGGMAYSNDFVDRIKSYVYKFAPIFVVPGEFEMEALALGALRVLRGEDSAKTWGDFQ, from the coding sequence ATGTACAGAATCTTGGTCATAAACCCTGGATCGACTTCAACAAAAATAGCAGTGTATGAGGATGAGAAGTGTGTTTTTCTTGAAAAAGTTGAACACAAGGTCCAAGACCTTGACAAACATCCAGATCTCATGGATCAACTTGAATTCAGGCGAAAAAATATAATCGACTGTCTTGAAAAACATGGTTTTAAAAAATCTGATTTCTCAGCTATCGCAGCGCGTGGTGGCATACTACCACCGATTGAAAGTGGTACTTACCTTGTGAACGAAAAAATGGTCCACTATTTGAGATACCTGTCACCTGTCAAACATGTTTCAAACCTTGCGGCAGTGATCGCATACGAACTTGCCGATGGTGAGATACCTGTTTACATAACAGATCCAGTTTCTGTTGATGAAATGATCCCAGAAGCAAGGTTTTCTGGCATACCTGAAATACAAAGAAAAAGTCTGCTACACACTCTGAACATAAAGGCTGTTTGCAGAAAAGTAGCTTTTGAATTCAACAAGACTTACGAAGAATTGAACTTGGTTGTAGCACATCTTGGTGGTGGAATTTCCATTGCAGCTATAAGAAAGGGCAGAATCATCGATGTAAACAATGCCAATGATGAAGGACCTTTCAGTCCAGAGAGAACTGGTGAATTACCAGTAGGCGATGTGGTAAGGATGTGTTTTTCAGGAAAGTACACAAAGGATGAGTTAAAAAAGATGTTCGTAGGAAAGGGAGGACTTGTAGCCTATCTTGGTACTAATGATCTAAGAGAAGCGCTGAAAATGGCACAGATTGATAAAAAAGCCGATCTTATTATCGAAGCAATGGCATATCAGATAGCGAAGGAAATTGGTGGTATGTGTGCTGTTTTGTGTGGTGTTGTCGATGCAATAATCCTCACAGGTGGGATGGCATACAGTAATGATTTTGTAGACAGGATAAAAAGTTATGTGTACAAATTTGCCCCTATCTTTGTTGTACCAGGTGAATTTGAGATGGAAGCCCTCGCATTAGGTGCTTTGAGAGTTCTCAGAGGTGAGGATTCTGCCAAAACTTGGGGTGATTTTCAATGA
- a CDS encoding bifunctional enoyl-CoA hydratase/phosphate acetyltransferase encodes MSRLHNLLELSKRKMKKLIVAAADDDVVLSAIKLSCEYQIVSPILVGPKSDIEKFSKEVDLDLSCCEIVDVPKDQAAVRAVEIASKNGDLLMKGSVKTSDLMKIVLQEEYGLRTGATITMVSVFDIPSYHKLLAITDAGMIIAPTIEQKIDMINSSVKVMKKLGVEKPKVAVLGAVEIPNVKMPATIDAAILSKMNDRGQIKDCIIDGPFALDNAISFQAARHKGIESVVAGDADILIMPDIEAGNIFYKAMVFFANAKVASVILGAKLPVVLTSRADSDETKLYSIALAAMLT; translated from the coding sequence ATGAGTAGATTACATAATCTCCTTGAATTATCAAAAAGGAAAATGAAGAAACTCATTGTAGCTGCAGCAGATGACGATGTTGTATTGAGTGCAATAAAGTTATCTTGTGAATATCAGATAGTCTCTCCGATCTTGGTTGGTCCAAAGTCTGATATTGAAAAATTCTCAAAAGAAGTGGATTTAGATTTGTCGTGTTGTGAGATAGTCGATGTTCCAAAAGATCAAGCTGCCGTTAGGGCTGTTGAAATAGCTTCCAAAAATGGAGACTTACTTATGAAGGGTTCTGTAAAAACTTCCGATCTCATGAAAATAGTACTTCAGGAAGAGTATGGTCTTCGAACGGGCGCAACAATAACAATGGTGAGTGTTTTTGATATACCATCTTATCATAAACTCCTTGCTATAACAGATGCTGGTATGATAATTGCGCCAACCATTGAGCAAAAAATAGATATGATAAACAGTAGTGTGAAAGTGATGAAAAAGTTGGGTGTTGAGAAACCAAAAGTTGCGGTTCTTGGTGCTGTGGAAATTCCGAATGTGAAGATGCCTGCGACTATTGATGCGGCCATATTGAGCAAGATGAACGACAGGGGGCAAATAAAAGATTGTATCATCGATGGACCGTTTGCTTTGGACAATGCAATCTCATTCCAAGCCGCAAGACACAAAGGAATAGAAAGTGTTGTTGCTGGTGATGCAGATATCTTGATTATGCCAGATATAGAAGCAGGTAACATATTCTACAAAGCGATGGTGTTTTTTGCCAATGCCAAGGTAGCTTCTGTTATACTCGGTGCGAAACTTCCAGTTGTTCTAACTTCAAGGGCAGACTCTGACGAGACCAAGTTGTATTCAATAGCCCTTGCGGCTATGCTCACCTGA